The following coding sequences are from one Enterococcus sp. 4G2_DIV0659 window:
- a CDS encoding amidohydrolase/deacetylase family metallohydrolase, which produces MSYDLIIKNGQTIEGKPIEVAIKAGKIVEISDKIEASSKQLIELDAGTYVSAGWIDDHVHCFEKMTLYYDFPDEIGVKKGVTTVIDAGTTGAENIHEFYALAKQAKTNVYALVNISKWGIVEQDELADLSKVKEELVHQALTELPDFVVGIKARMSKTVIGENGITPLEMAKKIQKENNDLPLMVHIGSAPPELDEILAHMSKGDVLTHCFNGKPNGILNKDTNQIKDFVWAAYDKGVVFDIGHGTDSFNFQVAETALKEGMKATSISTDIYIRNREKGPVHDLATTMEKLRVVGYEWAEIIDKVTVAPAENFHFKTKGQLKEGYDGDITIFQIEAGQKTLTDSNGFTREAKEVIKPVKTIIGGIVYDN; this is translated from the coding sequence ATGAGTTACGACTTAATTATAAAAAATGGACAAACCATTGAAGGTAAGCCAATAGAAGTAGCAATCAAAGCTGGCAAAATTGTAGAAATTTCAGATAAAATTGAAGCAAGTAGCAAACAGTTGATTGAGCTGGACGCGGGTACTTATGTATCTGCTGGTTGGATCGACGATCATGTTCATTGTTTTGAAAAAATGACACTTTACTATGATTTTCCAGATGAAATTGGTGTGAAAAAAGGCGTAACCACAGTTATTGATGCGGGCACAACAGGTGCTGAAAATATCCACGAATTTTATGCATTAGCGAAACAAGCCAAAACAAATGTTTACGCATTAGTGAATATTTCAAAATGGGGAATTGTTGAGCAAGATGAGCTTGCTGATTTAAGTAAAGTCAAAGAAGAATTAGTGCATCAAGCCTTGACTGAATTACCAGATTTTGTGGTGGGAATCAAAGCACGTATGAGTAAGACGGTAATTGGAGAAAATGGTATTACACCATTAGAGATGGCCAAAAAAATTCAAAAAGAAAATAACGATCTGCCATTGATGGTGCATATCGGTTCGGCACCTCCTGAATTAGACGAGATTTTGGCACACATGTCTAAAGGAGATGTGTTAACCCATTGTTTTAATGGTAAACCTAATGGTATTTTGAATAAAGACACTAATCAGATTAAAGATTTTGTCTGGGCTGCCTATGATAAAGGGGTTGTGTTTGATATTGGTCACGGGACGGATAGCTTTAACTTTCAGGTTGCTGAAACAGCGCTGAAAGAAGGAATGAAAGCAACCTCGATCAGCACAGATATTTATATTCGTAACCGTGAAAAAGGCCCTGTTCATGATTTGGCCACAACAATGGAAAAATTACGTGTGGTAGGCTATGAATGGGCTGAGATCATCGACAAAGTGACCGTTGCTCCTGCTGAAAATTTCCATTTTAAAACAAAAGGACAGTTGAAAGAAGGCTATGATGGAGATATCACCATTTTTCAAATTGAGGCAGGACAAAAGACATTGACTGACTCAAACGGTTTTACCAGAGAAGCAAAAGAAGTGATAAAACCTGTTAAAACCATTATAGGAGGAATTGTTTATGACAATTAG
- a CDS encoding PTS sugar transporter subunit IIC, with protein sequence MNGFVQWMEVKLMPVANKFGSQRHMTAIRKGLIATMPLTIVGAFFTVFQNIPIDAYTKFIEPYQAVLDIPSRYTMGILALYATFGIASSLATSYKLDSLTCGILAVMAFLVTAAPPTRVFEDVKDVIGAGRYINLANIGSASLFGAIVTALVSVEIYRFFIQKDITIKMPDGVPPEVSNSFIALIPGAVILLLFWVIRHVIGFDLNGFLSTLLMPLKDTLAGNSLFGGLLTVFLICFFWVLGIHGPAIMGPVIRPFWDMSIAENTLAFQEGANVHNLPNIFTEQFLQWFIWIGGAGTTLALVVLMMFSKSTYLKSLGRLSFLPGLFNINEPVIFGAPIVMNPILGIPFIVAPLITTTFSYFLTVTNVIPMMAARLPFAIPAPVAAWMSTNWSVPAALLVCVNFLITLAIYYPFFKVYEKQQLDKEAEELAAEQKTADVA encoded by the coding sequence ATGAATGGTTTTGTGCAGTGGATGGAAGTAAAATTGATGCCTGTTGCCAATAAATTTGGCTCGCAAAGACATATGACGGCGATTAGAAAGGGACTTATTGCGACTATGCCTTTAACAATTGTCGGAGCCTTTTTCACCGTTTTTCAGAATATCCCAATTGATGCCTATACGAAGTTTATTGAACCTTATCAGGCAGTTTTGGATATTCCATCACGTTATACAATGGGGATTTTAGCTTTATATGCAACGTTTGGTATTGCCTCTTCTTTGGCAACTAGCTATAAACTAGACTCTTTAACCTGTGGGATTTTAGCAGTCATGGCTTTTTTAGTCACAGCGGCTCCTCCTACAAGAGTGTTTGAAGATGTAAAAGATGTTATTGGCGCAGGGCGTTATATCAATTTGGCTAATATTGGCTCAGCTTCTTTATTCGGCGCAATTGTTACAGCCTTAGTTTCTGTAGAGATTTATCGTTTCTTTATTCAAAAAGATATTACAATAAAAATGCCGGATGGCGTTCCGCCTGAGGTTTCAAACTCATTTATTGCGTTGATTCCAGGTGCGGTGATTTTATTACTATTTTGGGTGATTCGCCATGTTATTGGATTTGATTTAAATGGTTTCTTGAGTACGTTATTGATGCCGTTGAAAGATACATTGGCAGGAAATAGTTTGTTTGGTGGATTATTAACAGTCTTCTTAATCTGTTTCTTCTGGGTTTTGGGAATTCATGGACCTGCTATTATGGGGCCTGTTATCAGACCGTTTTGGGATATGTCGATTGCTGAAAACACGTTGGCGTTTCAAGAAGGAGCAAATGTTCACAATTTACCAAATATTTTTACTGAGCAATTTTTACAATGGTTTATCTGGATCGGCGGTGCCGGAACTACTTTAGCTTTAGTCGTTTTAATGATGTTTTCTAAATCAACTTACTTGAAAAGTTTAGGGCGTTTGTCTTTCCTACCTGGACTATTTAATATTAATGAACCTGTGATTTTTGGTGCACCGATTGTAATGAATCCAATCTTAGGGATTCCATTTATTGTTGCGCCGCTGATTACAACAACATTTTCTTATTTCTTAACAGTTACAAATGTGATACCTATGATGGCTGCTCGCTTACCATTTGCCATACCAGCGCCAGTCGCTGCTTGGATGAGTACAAACTGGAGTGTTCCAGCAGCATTGCTTGTCTGTGTGAATTTCTTGATTACTTTGGCGATCTACTACCCGTTCTTCAAAGTGTATGAAAAACAACAACTAGACAAAGAAGCAGAAGAATTAGCCGCTGAACAAAAAACAGCAGATGTAGCTTAA
- a CDS encoding DUF871 domain-containing protein encodes MKRALGVSVYPDHSDIEKDKAYLKKASECGFSRIFMSMLEVTEGKDVVKEKFKSLIAYAKELGFETILDVAPNIFDELQISYDDLTFFYETGADGIRLDAGFDGNKEAKLTFNPFDLAIELNMSNDVAYLDNILTYEANVPFLYGCHNFYPQEGTALPYDFFERCSVRFKKHGIRTAAFINSQAGIIGPWDVNDGLPTLEMHRHLPVAVQAKHLFATGLIDDVIIGNAYASDEELELLGQLNRYQLELGIEFTKEASEVEKEIALTEQHFRRGDITDQVVRSTEVRKKYKNEANPAHDNTEPFQVGDVVIGNDAFGKYKNELQIVLQPHTDDRKNKVGQITEKELLLLDFVKPWTKFRFKEK; translated from the coding sequence ATGAAAAGAGCATTAGGAGTATCCGTTTATCCCGATCATAGTGATATAGAAAAAGATAAGGCGTATTTGAAAAAAGCCAGTGAATGTGGTTTTTCAAGAATTTTTATGAGCATGTTAGAGGTAACAGAAGGAAAAGACGTTGTCAAAGAGAAGTTCAAATCGCTAATCGCTTATGCGAAAGAGTTAGGGTTTGAAACGATTTTAGATGTAGCGCCAAATATTTTTGATGAGTTGCAAATTTCATATGATGATTTAACATTCTTCTATGAAACAGGTGCTGATGGAATCCGTTTAGATGCTGGTTTTGATGGGAATAAAGAAGCGAAGTTGACCTTTAATCCATTTGATTTAGCGATTGAGTTAAATATGAGCAATGATGTGGCCTATTTGGATAATATTTTGACGTATGAAGCAAACGTTCCGTTTTTGTATGGCTGTCACAACTTTTATCCTCAAGAAGGCACCGCACTTCCGTATGATTTTTTTGAACGTTGTAGTGTTCGGTTTAAAAAACATGGCATTCGCACAGCAGCATTTATCAATTCACAAGCAGGGATAATTGGACCTTGGGATGTGAATGATGGATTACCTACACTGGAAATGCATCGTCATTTGCCTGTGGCTGTACAAGCGAAACATTTGTTTGCTACAGGGTTGATTGATGATGTAATCATAGGGAATGCGTATGCATCCGACGAAGAGTTAGAGTTATTAGGGCAGTTGAATCGTTACCAATTAGAACTAGGGATTGAATTTACAAAAGAGGCAAGCGAGGTTGAAAAAGAAATTGCTTTAACTGAACAGCACTTCCGTCGTGGTGATATCACAGACCAAGTCGTTCGTTCAACCGAAGTTCGTAAAAAATATAAAAATGAAGCCAATCCAGCACATGATAATACAGAACCATTTCAAGTCGGTGATGTTGTGATCGGCAACGATGCGTTTGGGAAATACAAAAATGAGCTACAAATTGTTTTACAGCCGCATACAGATGACCGTAAAAACAAGGTAGGTCAAATAACAGAGAAAGAGTTGTTGTTGTTAGATTTTGTAAAACCCTGGACAAAATTTAGATTTAAAGAAAAGTAG